GAGGGAACGAAGTCCCGGCGACCGGTCGCGCGGCGCGCGAGCGAGCGACCGGGCTCGCGCTCGAGTATCCGGAGCGCCAGCTCTTCGGGCGCACGGCAGGCGAGGACGTCGCCGCGCTCCTCTGGGTCGACGGCGTGCCGGAGGCGGAGCGGCGCTCGAGGGCGCGTGCCGCCATGGAATCGGTGGGTCTGGACCCCGCCGTCTTCGAGGAGCGTGCTCCCGCGACGCTCAGCGAGGGAGAGAAGCGGCGCGTCGCGATCGCCGGGCTCCTGGTCGATCCGCCCCGGGCGATCCTCCTGGACGAGCCCACGGCGGGACTCGATCTCGAGGGCCGGCACGCCCTCGCGGCCGCGCTCGACGCCTGCCGCCGGCTCGGTCACGCGATCCTCCTCGCCAGTCACGACCACGAGTTCGTGGCGCGCGTGGCGGATCGGATCGCGGTCGTCGGCGCGCGCGGAGTCGAAGCCGGAGCCTTGACGCTGGATTTTGCTGCGAAACGTCAAACGGCGCGATGTGAGTAAGAGGACCAAGCCCTCCCGCCCGGGGACACGCGTGCCGGTCCGGGCGCTCCTCCTCATCGGAGCGGTCGCGCTCGCGCTCCGGCTCCTCTATCTGGCGGACGCGGCGGACAGTCCGCTGCAACGAAATCTCGAGCTGGATCCCGCGCTCCACGACGCGCACGCGTGGTCGCTCGCGCAGGGGCAGGATCCCGATCGCGGGCAGCCCTATTTCCGGGCGCCGCTCTACACGCACGCGCTCGCCTGGGTCTACGCGACGTTCGGGCACAGCCCCGGCGCGGCGCGCGTCGTCCAGGCCGGGGCCGGCGCGATCACCGCGGTTCTCCTGGGTCTCGTCGCGTGGCATCTCGCCGGCCGGAGAGCGGCGCTCCTCGCCGCCCTCCTCGGGGCGCTCTATGGTCCCCTCATCTTCTTCACGGGCGAGCTCCTCTCGGTGACGCTCGAGGTCGCGCTCGCCGCCGCGTCCCTGCTCTTCACGCTGCGCGCCTCGGGAGGCAAGCATGGGTCGCGCGACGGCGCGCTCGCCGGAATCTTTCTCTCGCTCGGCGCGATCACGCGTCCGACGGTGCTCCCGTTCGCTCTCGTCACGCTCGCGTGGCTCGTGGGGAGGCGGGCGGAGCGGCGCGTCTGGGTCGCGTACACCGTCGCGGTTCTCTCGCTGCCGGTCCTGGTGACGATCCGGAACGCGGTGGCCGGAGGCGATCGCGTCTTCATCGCCTCGCAGGGCGGCATCAACTTCCACATCGGCAACCATCCGTCGGGGGACGGCACCACGGCGTACGTGCCCGGGATCGGATCCGGTCTCACGAGCACGCACGAGGCTCCGGCACGCGTCGCGTCCGAGGAAGCGGGCCGAGCGCTCAGGCCTTCCGAGGTCTCGGCGCACTGGTTCGGGAAAGGGCTCGCGTTCTGGCGCGAGCGCCCGGGAGACGCGCTCGCGCTCTACGCGAGGAAGGTCGGGCTCGTCTGGAACCGGCGTGAGCTTCCGAACACGCTCGACCAGGAGTTCTTCGGGCCCTTCCAGTCGTGGCTCTTCCGGCTTCCGCTCCTGCCGGGGTTCCCGCTCGTCGCGCCGATCGCGCTCGCGGCGGCGTGGAGCGAGCGGCGCCGGGCGTGGCTCCTCCTCGGATTCCTCGCGGTCACGACCCTCGTCGTGGCGGCGTTCTTCGTCTGCGACCGCTTCCGCCTTCCGCTCGTGGTCGCGCTGATTCCTCTCGCGGCCGTGGGGCTCGACCGCGCGATCGAGCACGTCCGCGGCGCGGGTTCCGTCCTGCGCGCGGCGCGCGCGCGTCCGGCGACGCTCCTGGTCGCCGCGGTCGCGGCGGCCCTCGTCTGGCTTCCGTTTCCGCGCCTCCAGGCAACGGAGACGGGCATGAGCCAGTATCGCCTGGCGCGCGCCTACGAGAAGGACGGGAACGCGCAGGCCGCGACGGAAGCCTATCTGGCCGCAGACAAGGCGGGATTCGACACGCCCGAATTCCTGAACGCGTACGGCGTGTTCCGCCTGCAGCACGGCGACCCGTTCGGCGCCGAGGCGCTCTTCGTCCGCGCGCTCGTCCAGGAGCGCGCGAACGGCCCCACGCACGCGAACCTCGCGGAGACCTACATGCACCTGGAGCGGTGGGAGCAGGCGGCGCAGTCGTACGAGAACGCGGCGGAGCTCATGCCCGGGCAGGCGCCCGAGCTCTACGTGAACGCGGGGACGCTCTATGCCGGGGTGGGGAGACCGGATCGCGCGGCCCGCATGTTCCGCGCCGCGCTCGAAGCGCGCCCCGGGTTCGGGCCCGCGCTCGAGGGACTGTCGCGGCTCGGTGTCGCGACCGGGCCGTGATCCGGGAGCGCCTCACTCCGCGGCGGCGTCAGTCCTTCCGCGCGTCGACGAGCCTCCAGCGGATCGAGCCGCCCTGGGAGACCTCGTATCGAAGGAGCGCGTGGACCTCGTAGTGTCCGTCGTCGGCGGGGGCGTACACGTATCCTCCGGGCAGGAACACCATCGCGTCCTTGTCGTAGAACGCCATCCTCCCGCCCAGGACGCCTTCGTACGGAACGATCTCGGGGTGTGAGGTCAGATCGGCCTTGAGATCGGCGACGGGATCCTGAAGTCCCAGATCCCGAAGCCGCGCCAGCTCGAATTCGTGGAGGAGCACACGCTGCTTGATGGGCTCGACGGAGAGCCGCTCGGCGCGCTCCGCGCGCTCCTCGGCGCTCTTCCATTGCACGGCGAGCCACCCGCACGCGGCGAGTGCAAGGACGAGGAGGATCGCCGGCACCAGGGTCGAGCGTTTCATCGCGACTCCCATCCACGGCATCCGCTGGCCGCGGGGTTTCGGGTCGGTTAACGTCTCCTGGCCGGAACCATACCACCGCGAACGCTCTTACCGGGAGTCGCGTGAACGCCACCTTCTTCGTACTGCCGCTCTTCGTGGTGCTGTCGATCCTCGCGACATGGCCGCTCGCGGCTCGCTTCGCCGAGGGGATCCCATCGAGCCGCGTCGTCTTCGACCCTGGTTTGCAGGCCTTTCTCATCGGGTGGGGATGGCACGCGCTGGGAATCGATCCTCTCCGCGTGTTCGACGCGCCGATCTTCCACCCCGAACCCAGAACGCTGACCTACATGGACCACATGCTCGGCGAGGCGGTCGCGGCCGGTCCCATCCTGTCGGCGACCGGCTCCCTCGCCGCCGGCTACAACGCCCTCGTTCTCGCCTCCTTCGCGCTCTCGGGCCTGTGGACGTACCGGCTGGTCCGTCTCATCGGCGTGTCGCGGACGGGCTCATTCCTGTCGGGGTTCCTCTTCGCGTTCGGCTCGTACCGGTTCGCGAATCTCGACCTCCTGAACCAGCTCCAGACCCAGTTCCTGCCGCTCGGACTCTTCTTTGCGATCCGGTATCTGACCCGGTGGAAGCTCCGCGATCTCGTGGGCCTCGCCTCCACGCAGGCGGTCCAGGTCGCGTTCGGCTGGTACTACGCGTACTACCTGCTCCTTGCCGTGCTCCTGCTCGCCGGGTACGCGGCCGCGGGAGGGCTGTGGCGGCCCCCTCGTGCGCAGGCAGCGCGACTCTTCGTGGTGGGGGGCCTCTCCCTCCTCGCGATCCTCCCCATCACGTGGCCGTACTTCGTTCAGAACCGCGCGATGCCGGAGTTCCGGCGCACGCTCGGGGAATCGGCGCTCTACTCGGCGGACGTTCTTGACTACGGTCGCATCCACCCCACCGCGACCCTCTCGTCGTGGATCGACCTGCCCTCGGGTCCCCAGGCCTACTTCCCTGGGATCGTGACGGTCGCGCTCTCGCTGGCGGCGCTCATCGCGCTGTGGCGCGAGGTAAGGCGCGACCCGATCGACAGCAGCCCGGGGCTCGCGCGGACCGCGGGACTGGCGCGGCTCGCCGAACGGGCTCGCGCGGCGATCGTCGCCGTTCGATACCGTGGATATTTCGTGGCGCTCGCCGTTGTGTCGTTCGTCCTGTCGCTGGGTCCCATCCTCCACGTCGGCGGCCGAACGATCTGGATTCCCCTTCCGTATGCGGTCGTGTACTACCTGATCCCGGGATTCTCCTCGATGCGCGCGCCGGCACGGCTGGCCGTGCTCGTGCTCCTGGCGATGAGCGTGCTCGCGGGTCTCGGCTTCATGGAACTCCAGCGCGCGCTGGCGCGGCGAAGCGCCGGTTCTCGACGCTCCGCCGTGGGTGCTCTCTTCGGCGTGGCGGCGCTCTTCGCGTGGAACCGGCCGGTCTCGCTCCTCACCCTTCCGACCACGGAGACCGCTCCACCCATCTACCGGTGGCTCGCGGCGCAGCCCGACTCGGTGCGAGTCGTCGAATTCCCCGTCCCTGCCACGGATGCCGACGAGACCGAGACGCACTCGCTCCGCCAGGTCCTGACCCTCATCCACGGAAAGCGGCGGCTGGACGGAAGCTCGGGGTTCGTGACGCCGCGCTACCGGGAGTTCCGGTCCAGGGTCCATGGCTTTCCCGATCCCGTGGCCCTGGATGAGATCCGCGCGATGGAAGGTACCCTCGTGATCGTCCATTTCGGGGACTACGACGAGGTGCGCCGCTCGGATCTGGCCCGCCGGATCGCGGCGCAGCCCCGTCTCGTGCCGAAGGCCGCCTTCGGGAGCGACGCGGCCTTCGAGCTCCGCCCGTGAACGGCTAGGAGCGAAGCACGACCGCCGCTTCGCCCGCCCAGATCCCCATGAGGCACGCCGTGGCGACCGCCAGGGCGACGGTGCGCGCGCGGCCGCCGGCCCGGAGATCCCGAACGGCCGCCGGGCGCGCGGAGAGCAGGGCCGCCGTGAAGAGAACGAAGAACGGCATGAGCGGGAAGTGGTACCGCGCGCCGCCGTAGAAGACGAAGTGGACCACGAGGAGCCCGAGGAGGAGCGCGAGGAACCAGACGCGCGCCGGCGCTCGAGGGAACAGGAAGAAGCCGAGCATCCCGCCCAGCATGACGGCCATGCCGGGCCCGCTCACGAGCGCGTGCACCCACCAGGGGATCGCGCGGATCTTCTCCCGCAGGCGCGTGGACGGGTCCGACGGATCCGGATGGAACGCCCAGACGGTCATGCCGGCCTGGCTCCCGAAGAGCTGCGCGATTCCCGCGAATCCGATGAGGGTCTTCCGTCCGGGCTCGTGCCACGCGAAGTGGAGAGCGGTCCCGATCGAGGCGAGATCGCGGGTTGCCTCGGGGCCCGACTCGGGCAGCATGTTCTTCGGGACGTTCGGCGCATATCCTCCCGTCGCGTTCGGATGGTTCCCGATGAGCAGATTGGCGCCGGTGCTCGTGGCCATTCCGGGATATCCCAGCACGATGGCGTTGCGCGCGATCCAGGGGACGACGAGGAGGAGCATCCCCGCGAGCACGGCGCCCGGACGGCGGACGCGGACCCGTGCCATGGCCGCGATCACGGGAAGCGCGATCACGAGGAGGAGCGCGGCCGGCCGGATCAGAGCCGCGGCGCCCACGACCGCACCGAGCGCGACGGCCCTCCCCGTGGCGCTCGGGAATCCGCGGCGCGTGATGCACGCGGCGGTGAGCACGGCCGTGGTGAAGGAGGTCTCGGGCATGAGAAGGCCCGTGTAGAGGATCGCGAGCGGGAACAGAGCCCAGATTCCCGCCGCGACCATCCCGAGCCGCCCGCCGCCCGCGAGCAGGAAGATGAGGACCGCGGAGGCCGTGTCGAGGAACGCCTGGACCACGTGGACCGCTTCGGGTCTCGGACCGGCCACCGCGTATATCGCCGCGACGATCGCGGGGTACCCGATGGCTCGGTACGCGGTCGGGGCGCCCTCGTCCGTGTAGCGGCCGGTCGCGGCCAGCGTGGAGCCGAGGCGGTGGTAGTCGATCTCGTCGGAGAAGAGGGGAAGGTCCCGGATGGAGACGTAGGCGAGGCGGAGGGCGAGCGCCACCAGCACGATCGCGCCGATCGCGATGCGGTGCGAAGGGGACTTCCCCTCTGCTTCCATGCTCTGCCCCCAGGCTCCGGCGGCCCGGAATCCGTCCTTGGATGGTAGCCCAGGATCGTGGTACTGTCGTCGACGAACGGGCGGACCGAGAGCCGCCGCACAGCACCCTTCAAACTAGTTCCGAGAGACTAGAAAGGGGCGCCGACTCGCCCACCCCTTTCCGGCTCCGGGAGGGGATTTTTCATGTCCGTCGGCCCATCCGTGGAACCCGTCCGAGAAAAAGCAGAAATCATTGACGGCGAAGCACTTCGCCGGGCGATTACCCGCATCGCCCACGAGATCATCGAGAAGAACGGGGGCGCCCAGAACCTCGTCCTGGTCGGGATTCGCCGCAGAGGCGCCCCGCTCGCCCAGCGGATCGCCGACAAGATCAAGGAATTCGAGAAGGTCGACGTGCCCGTCGGGGCGCTCGACATCACGCTCTACCGCGACGACCTCCAGACCATCGCGCGCCAGCCCGTCGTGGGCCCGACCGACATCCCCGTCGACGTGGACGACAAGGTCGTGGTCCTGGTGGACGACGTGCTCTTCACGGGGCGCACCGTCCGTGCCGCGCTCGACGAGCTGATCGATCTCGGGCGGCCTCGCGCCATCCGCCTCGCGGTGATGGTGGACCGCGGGCACCGGGAGATCCCGATCCGCGCCGACTTCGTCGGGAAGAACGTCCCCACCTCGCGCCGCGAGGTGATCATGGTCAAGGTCCAGGAGATCGACGGCCACGACGGCGTCTCGATCGCGGAGATGCTGACATGACCGCGCGCAAGGATCTCCTGGGGCTGGAGGACCTCTCCGCGGACGAGATCGTCACGATCCTCGACAACGCCCGCACGTTCCGCGAGGTGCTGGACCGTCCGATCCCGAAGGTGCCGTCGCTCCGGGGCATGACCGCGGCGAATCTCTTCTTCGAGCCGAGCACGCGCACGCGCCTCTCCTTCGAGCTGGCGGAGAAGCGCCTCAGCGCGGACACGGTCAACTTCCAGACGAGCGGCTCCAGCGTGTCGAAGGGGGAGACGCTCCGCGACACGGCTCGGAACATCGAGGCGATGGGGATCCACCTCGTCGTGATCCGGCACCAGGCCTCCGGAGCGCCGCACTACCTGGCGCGGCACCTCGAAGCGGGCGTGATCAATGCCGGCGACGGAACGCACGAGCACCCCACGCAGGGGCTCCTCGACATCTACACCATGCGCGAGCAGCGCGGCCGCATCGCGGGGCTCCGCGTGGCGATCGTGGGGGACGTGATGCACAGCCGCGTCGCGCGCTCCAACATGTGGGGCCTCGTGAAGCTCGGCGCCGAGGTCGTGATCGCGGGGCCGCCCACCATGATGCCGGCCGAGGTCGAGCGCTTCGGCGTCAGCGTGGCGCGGAGCGTCGACGAGGCGATCGAGGGCGCGGACGTGGTCAACATCCTGCGCATCCAGCTCGAGCGGCAGTGCGCGGGGCTCTACCCGTCGCTTCGCGAGTACGCGCGCGTGTACGGCGTCACGGCGGAGCGGATCCGCCGCGCGAAGCCGGACGTCACCGTGATGCATCCGGGCCCGATGAACCGGGGCGTCGAGATCGCGCAGGACGTCGCGGACGGCGAGCACTCGGTCATCCTCCAGCAGGTCACGAACGGCGTCGCGGTACGGATGGCCGTTCTCTATCTCCTCTCGCGGCGCGAGCCCTCGGGCGACGTCGCGGAATCCGAAACGCCGTCCGTGGAGGCGACGAAGAACCATGACGAACCCACTCTGTCTCCGCGGCGGTAGGGTCCTCGATCCCGCGCGCGGCATCGACCGCGTGCAGGACCTCTGGATCGAGGGCGGGAAGATCGCGGGCTGGGGCGAGGACGCGCCCTCGGCGCTCCGCTCGAACCCGAAGGCCGAGATCGTGGACGTGCGCGGCGCCGTGGTCTGCCCGGGGCTCGTCGACATCCACGTGCACCTGCGCGAGCCGGGGCAGGAGGACCGCGAGACGATCGAGACCGGCGCGCGCGCCGCCGTGCGCGGCGGATTCGCGACGGTCGCGTGCATGCCGAACACCGATCCGCCGCTCGACGACCGTCCCCGCGTGGAGTACGTGCGCCGGCGGGGCCTCGAGGTCGGCCTGGCGCGCGTGCTTCCGATCGCCGCGGTCACGAA
This window of the Candidatus Eisenbacteria bacterium genome carries:
- the pyrR gene encoding bifunctional pyr operon transcriptional regulator/uracil phosphoribosyltransferase PyrR, translated to MSVGPSVEPVREKAEIIDGEALRRAITRIAHEIIEKNGGAQNLVLVGIRRRGAPLAQRIADKIKEFEKVDVPVGALDITLYRDDLQTIARQPVVGPTDIPVDVDDKVVVLVDDVLFTGRTVRAALDELIDLGRPRAIRLAVMVDRGHREIPIRADFVGKNVPTSRREVIMVKVQEIDGHDGVSIAEMLT
- a CDS encoding aspartate carbamoyltransferase catalytic subunit, which produces MTARKDLLGLEDLSADEIVTILDNARTFREVLDRPIPKVPSLRGMTAANLFFEPSTRTRLSFELAEKRLSADTVNFQTSGSSVSKGETLRDTARNIEAMGIHLVVIRHQASGAPHYLARHLEAGVINAGDGTHEHPTQGLLDIYTMREQRGRIAGLRVAIVGDVMHSRVARSNMWGLVKLGAEVVIAGPPTMMPAEVERFGVSVARSVDEAIEGADVVNILRIQLERQCAGLYPSLREYARVYGVTAERIRRAKPDVTVMHPGPMNRGVEIAQDVADGEHSVILQQVTNGVAVRMAVLYLLSRREPSGDVAESETPSVEATKNHDEPTLSPRR
- a CDS encoding glycosyltransferase family 39 protein, which produces MPVRALLLIGAVALALRLLYLADAADSPLQRNLELDPALHDAHAWSLAQGQDPDRGQPYFRAPLYTHALAWVYATFGHSPGAARVVQAGAGAITAVLLGLVAWHLAGRRAALLAALLGALYGPLIFFTGELLSVTLEVALAAASLLFTLRASGGKHGSRDGALAGIFLSLGAITRPTVLPFALVTLAWLVGRRAERRVWVAYTVAVLSLPVLVTIRNAVAGGDRVFIASQGGINFHIGNHPSGDGTTAYVPGIGSGLTSTHEAPARVASEEAGRALRPSEVSAHWFGKGLAFWRERPGDALALYARKVGLVWNRRELPNTLDQEFFGPFQSWLFRLPLLPGFPLVAPIALAAAWSERRRAWLLLGFLAVTTLVVAAFFVCDRFRLPLVVALIPLAAVGLDRAIEHVRGAGSVLRAARARPATLLVAAVAAALVWLPFPRLQATETGMSQYRLARAYEKDGNAQAATEAYLAADKAGFDTPEFLNAYGVFRLQHGDPFGAEALFVRALVQERANGPTHANLAETYMHLERWEQAAQSYENAAELMPGQAPELYVNAGTLYAGVGRPDRAARMFRAALEARPGFGPALEGLSRLGVATGP